A portion of the Psilocybe cubensis strain MGC-MH-2018 chromosome 10, whole genome shotgun sequence genome contains these proteins:
- a CDS encoding NADH-ubiquinone oxidoreductase 14.8 kDa subunit — MTTIPARLASLTRTSSGPAESRKRALKLYRDWYRSAPEICGIYALSVSPAYVRHAIRQRFEKNRNVTDQRAIDVLLLKSRQDYQETMNCWKQIDHVMGITLNSQERPKKTFLEKFYEGKDEQAVIPAASGI, encoded by the exons ATGACAACGATACCCGCCCGGCTGGCGTCTCTCACACGGACATCCTCAGGCCCAGCAGAGTCCAGAAAACGCGCCTTGAAGCTTTACAGAGACTGGTACCGCTCG GCCCCAGAAATCTGCGGAATCTACGCTTTGAGCGTTTCGCCTGCATATGTCCGCCATGCCATCCGCCAACGCTTCGAGAAGAACCGGAATGTGACCGACCAGCGCGCGATCGACGTGTTGTTGCTCAAGAGCAGACAGGACTATCAAGAGACGATGAACTGCTGGAAGCAGATCGACCATGTCATGGGTATCACGCTGAACTCTCAGGAGAGACCCAAGAAAACTTTCTTGGAAAAGTTCTACGAAG GGAAGGACGAGCAGGCTGTCATTCCTGCTGCTTCCGGCATTTAG
- a CDS encoding putative protein lysine methyltransferase SET5 — protein sequence MSISPHEDELAQALIDLKARDPQLGISKIHALLLKNYPDWIVSEKRTRKILQLHGLIVAPTPPGGYEPPVYPSSRIIETLNIQQWSQKVQVRYFNKKKGKGLVASTDIDEGETIWREDPFIIAPEPEIYDMQRASTACGYCTTPLLPDSPLINPCPASSSTSYCPYRFCNRLCLARSAKHHPLTWPAQNPAVEPLLKFARDHQWIALHALAQTTSRVLLANQLADSALHHDWDVVMGLAELGMEERFKYSFKSASAPEPDRATWKKAFALYVKAFKEPVSPQDQKKLAKLLKKPLPEDVDYELFQYEGFLRGLGRMNLNLESHGGLYSVHAHLNHSCDPNVSVRHLDQRTALSRITILAKRPIKTGEELFITYVNPKLGYKARQDELRGWGFGSCTCSRCVEEARMVRQAPATNDELDDLADELKAGLGVI from the exons ATGTCTATCTCCCCACACGAAGATGAACTCGCGCAGGCTCTTATCGATCTCAAAGCCAGAGATCCGCAGCTCGGAATCTCCAAAATTCACGCATTGTTGCTCAAGAACTACCCTGACTGGATAGTCAGTGAGAAACGCACCCGGAAGATCCTCCAACTTCATGGCCTGATCGTGGCTCCGACACCACCTGGAGGATACGAGCCACCCGTTTACCCTTCATCGAGGATTATCGAGACCCTTAATATCCAACAGTGGTCGCAGAAGGTCCAGGTCAGATAtttcaacaaaaagaagggcaagggacTTGTGGCGAGCACAGATATCGACGAGGGGGAGACGATCTGGAGGGAGGATCCATTTATTATTGCACCAGAACC AGAAATTTATGATATGCAGAGAGCATCTACTGCTTGCGGCTACTGCACGACACCATTGCTTCCCGACTCACCACTCATCAACCCGTGTCCTGCGTCCTCATCGACCTCGTACTGTCCATACCGCTTCTGCAACAGGCTTTGCCTGGCTCGATCAGCAAAGCATCATCCATTGACATGGCCCGCACAAAATCCTGCCGTCGAACCGCTCCTCAAGTTTGCCAGAGACCATCAGTGGATAGCATTACACGCTCTAGCACAGACTACAAGCCGCGTACTGCTTGCCAATCAGCTCGCTGACTCGGCTCTACACCATGACTGGGATGTTGTTATGGGCCTCGCAGAACTGGGAATGGAGGAACGGTTTAAATATAGCTTCAAGTC TGCTAGCGCTCCTGAACCGGATAGGGCGACTTGGAAAAAAGCCTTTGCTCTGTATGTTAAAGCGTTCAAAGAACCAGTTTCACCTCAAGATCAAAAGAAACTGGCCAAACTTCTCAAGAAACCCCTTCCCGAAGATGTGGACTACGAACTATTCCAATACGAGGGATTCTTGCGTGGGTTAGGACGCATGAACCTCA ACCTGGAGTCTCACGGAGGACTCTACTCCGTGCATGCCCATCTCAATCACTCTTGCGATCCCAATGTCTCCGTGCGGCACCTCGACCAGCGTACTGCATTGTCTCGCATCACAATCCTCGCCAAGCGACCTATCAAAACAGGCGAGGAGCTGTTCATCACATACGTGAATCCCAAGCTGGGATACAAAGCTCGCCAGGATGAGCTGAGAGGATGGGGCTTCGGCTCCTGCACCTGCTCGCGTTGCGTCGAAGAGGCCAGAATGGTACGCCAGGCGCCTGCGACGAACGATGAGCTTGATGACCTTGCGGACGAGCTCAAGGCCGGCTTGGGCGTTATCTAA